In Rutidosis leptorrhynchoides isolate AG116_Rl617_1_P2 chromosome 2, CSIRO_AGI_Rlap_v1, whole genome shotgun sequence, one genomic interval encodes:
- the LOC139887661 gene encoding uncharacterized protein, whose translation MHRGFVGNEPWLLMGDFNVSLRIDESTASASSSSIAMREFQECVDRLSMSDINCSGFRFTWNQRPRALSGTLKKIDRVMGNDVFIDRYTNAYAVFYPYRISDHCPAVIKLPLTRSAKPKPFRFANFVTHHEDFKQIVSNAWVNEVRGHALFRLVKNLCMLKKPMRKLMWCKGNIHTKVVECWAKLDVAQKHLDDDPFSIQKRELECEALKEYNEVVLQEERFLKQKSKIEWLKVGDSNSRFFHKVVE comes from the coding sequence ATGCATCGTGGTTTTGTGGGGAATGAGCCTTGGTTGTTGATGGGCGATTTTAATGTTTCATTAAGAATAGATGAGTCAACTGCTAGTGCTTCTTCTAGTTCTATTGCTATGAGAGAATTCCAGGAATGTGTTGATCGATTGAGTATGTCAGATATTAACTGTTCAGGGTTTCGATTCACTTGGAACCAACGTCCAAGGGCGTTATCGGGGACATTGAAGAAAATTGATCGGGTTATGGGTAACGATGTTTTTATTGACAGATACACTAATGCGTATGCTGTTTTTTATCCGTATAGGATTTCCGATCATTGTCCGGCTGTCATTAAACTGCCCTTGACTCGATCAGCGAAGCCGAAACcctttcgttttgctaattttgttACGCATCATGAGGATTTTAAGCAGATTGTTAGTAATGCATGGGTGAATGAGGTCAGAGGCCATGCATTGTTTCGCTTAGTAAAGAACCTTTGTATGCTAAAAAAACCTATGCGTAAGCTTATGTGGTGCAAAGGTAATATTCATACTAAAGTTGTGGAATGTTGGGCTAAATTGGATGTCGCACAAAAACATCTAGATGATGACCCGTTCTCGATCCAAAAGCGTGAGCTGGAGTGTGAAGCTCTTAAGGAATATAATGAAGTTGTGTTACAGGAGGAGCGATTTTTGAAACAAAAGTCGAAAATTGAATGGCTCAAGGTGGGAGATTCTAACTCTAGGTTTTTCCATAAAGTTGTAGAGTAA
- the LOC139887662 gene encoding uncharacterized protein, translating to MIRPVTTLEIKEAFFNIGDSKSPGPDGYSAAFFKEGWDIVGDDVVQAVKEFFRTGQMLKDVNTTIIALLPKVQTPSRVNDYRPISCCNVVYKGISKIITSRIKASLEEVVSSNQSAFLPGRRISDNILLTQELMKNYHLDRGRPRCAFKVDIQKAYDTVDWDFLEVSLICFGFRRKMVKWIMACVSSTSFSINVNGDLHGFFRGKRGLRQGDPMSPYLFTLVMEVLTLVLRRKINRAPGFRYHHKCDKLQIINLCFADDLFIFSHANVASVMVIREALDEFKRCSGLVPSLPKRTAFFCNVQASMKNSILAILPFEEGRLPVRYLGVPLVSSRLVYRDCKILVERVKNKVGNWMNKYLSFAGRLQLIHSVLTAMQIYWCSVFILPDMIVKDIEKLLRGFLWCQGPMKKGKAKVKWDDVCMPKEEGGLGIKRLKTWNIALMASHAWHILTLKPSIWVRWSYEYKLTSHHFWSVGLKAGASWSWRKILLIRPLIRNYICCQVGDGSFGSAWHDSWSNLGILSNIISHNDIIRAGWNDKTVIWDIVNDDGVVWPRGWGRKYPTLPSINVPSLSNFPDKYGWKDPQGLVHEFSVAKAWDSLRPRGNQVPWYSVVWYSHCIPRHAFLLWLVLGEKLKTQDKLKPWDVRDGSDLLCPLCKICPDSHTHLFFKCKYSAVVWSKLQRMLQFDVVSDDWQVIVAKLTPMAVRNMAHVLVAKLCFAGAVYAIWQERNTRIFKHVCRTEQQVFEATVSNTRLKLLTVRFKNSSNVALSFAATISYCGLYILRTLFLLILKMVWSRLDIEDTILLALQSPEVYDEIARGARCKFETNRTRAVRKHGIIIEFTDHDNKTRRNATYLPDVAAQEGWTKMEAIDSLMRKAGFDGTITELVRKRISLTRYQSTLFTMHYGDYVSYVKATRGAPPSVAGLKSQ from the exons ATGATTCGGCCTGTTACTACACTAGAGATCAAGGAGGCATTTTTTAACATCGGAGATAGTAAATCCCCAGGTCCAGACGGGTATTCAGCTGCGTTTTTCAAGGAGGGGTGGGATATAGTTGGTGATGATGTTGTCCAGGCTGTTAAAGAATTTTTTCGTACAGGGCAAATGCTAAAAGATGTTAATACGACTATTATAGCTCTTCTACCAAAAGTTCAAACGCCGAGTAGAGTGAATGATTATCGTCCGATCTCATGTTGTAATGTGGTGTACAAAGGGATTAGCAAGATTATAACATCACGCATCAAAGCTAGTTTGGAAGAGGTCGTAAGTTCTAATCAGTCTGCATTCCTTCCGGGTAGAAGGATATCCGATAATATTCTGTTGACACAAGAATTGATGAAGAATTATCACCTAGATCGTGGAAGGCCGAGATGTGCATTTAAGGTAGACATTCAAAAGGCTTATGACACTGTTGACTGGGATTTCCTTGAAGTGAGTCTTATCTGTTTCGGGTTTCGTCGGAAAATGGTTAAATGGATTATGGCGTGTGTGTCATCCACTTCGTTTTCTATTAATGTTAATGGAGATTTACATGGTTTTTTCCGAGGGAAAAGGGGGCTGAGGCAGGGTGATCCAATGTCCCCCTATCTGTTTACCCTGGTTATGGAAGTTTTGACTCTTGTGCTTAGAAGAAAGATTAATCGTGCTCCGGGATTTCGTTATCACCATAAATGTGACAAATTGCAGATTATTAACCTTTGTTTTGCAGATGACTTGTTTATTTTTTCCCATGCAAATGTGGCATCGGTCATGGTTATTCGTGAGGCTTTGGATGAGTTCAAGAGATGCTCCGGGTTAGTTCCAAGCCTTCCTAAAAGGACGGCCTTTTTTTGTAATGTTCAGGCTAGTATGAAGAATTCAATTCTTGCTATTCTTCCGTTTGAGGAAGGCCGTCTCCCAGTAAGGTATCTTGGGGTGCCCCTTGTTTCATCCCGGCTAGTGTATCGTGATTGTAAGATTTTGGTTGAGCGAGTTAAAAATAAGGTTGGTAATTGGATGAATAAATATTTATCGTTTGCGGGAAGGTTGCAATTGATTCATTCGGTTCTTACGGCAATGCAAATTTATTGGTGTTCCGTCTTTATTCTCCCCGATATGATTGTTAAGGATATTGAGAAATTACTTCGGGGTTTCTTATGGTGTCAAGGCCCGATGAAAAAAGGGAAAGCCAAAGTCAAATGGGACGATGTTTGCATGCCAAAGGAGGAGGGTGGGTTGGGAATCAAGAGACTGAAAACTTGGAATATAGCGTTGATGGCATCTCATGCGTGGCATATCTTGACTCTTAAACCGTCGATTTGGGTAAGGTGGTCTTACGAATATAAGCTTACGTCTCATCATTTTTGGAGTGTCGGTTTGAAGGCGGGTGCTTCATGGAGCTGGCGTAAAATTCTTTTAATTCGTCCTTTGATCCGGAACTATATCTGTTGTCAAGTAGGGGATGGTTCTTTTGGGTCTGCTTGGCATGATTCATGGAGTAATCTCGGTATTCTTTCTAATATTATTTCACATAATGATATCATTCGTGCAGGTTGGAACGATAAAACAGTTATTTGGGATATAGTCAATGATGATGGTGTGGTGTGGCCACGTGGTTGGGGGCGTAAATATCCCACTCTTCCATCTATTAATGTGCCAAGTTTATCTAACTTTCCCGATAAATATGGTTGGAAAGACCCACAAGGTTTGGTTCATGAGTTCTCTGTTGCTAAAGCTTGGGATTCATTGCGTCCGCGAGGTAATCAAGTGCCATGGTATTCGGTTGTTTGGTATTCGCATTGTATTCCTAGACACGCATTCTTGTTGTGGCTTGTTTTGGGTGAGAAATTGAAAACTCAAGATAAGCTTAAGCCTTGGGATGTGCGGGATGGTAGTGATCTTTTATGTCCGTTATGTAAGATTTGTCCGGATTCGCACACTCATTTGTTTTTCAAGTGTAAGTATTCTGCAGTTGTTTGGAGCAAGTTGCAGCGCATGCTGCAGTTTGATGTTGTAAGTGACGATTGGCAGGTCATCGTTGCCAAGCTTACGCCAATGGCTGTTCGGAATATGGCTCATGTGTTGGTGGCTAAATTGTGTTTCGCTGGTGCAGTTTATGCTATTTGGCAAGAACGAAATACTCGTATTTTTAAACATGTGTGTCGCACGGAACAACAAGTTTTCGAGGCTACCGTTTCCAATACGCGGTTGAAGTTACTCACTGTTCGCTTCAAAAACTCTTCTAATGTGGCTC TTTCGTTTGCAGCCACCATTTCCTACTGTGGATTGTATATTCTGCGTACTCTATTCCTCTTGATCCTCAAG ATGGTTTGGTCAAGAct AGATATAGAAGATACAATACTGCTGGCTCTGCAGAGTCCCGAGGTTTATGATGAAATTGCTCGTGGAGCCAGGTGCAAGTTTGAGACAAATAGAACCCGTGCA GTCAGAAAGCATGGAATTATTATAGAGTTTACTGATCATGATAATAAAACAAGGCGAAATGCCACATACCTACCCGATGTTGCTGCTCAAGAAG GGTGGACAAAGATGGAAGCCATCGACTCTCTGATGCGGAAAGCGGGTTTTGATGGCACCATAACAGAATTAGTGAGGAAGCGTATATCGTTGACCCGTTATCAGAGCACATTATTTACAATGCACTATGGGGACTATGTGAGCTATGTTAAGGCAACTCGAGGTGCTCCTCCGTCCGTTGCTGGGCTCAAATCCCAGTAA